The genomic interval ATTTTGAATCCGTGTGCATTATTGATATGATTGGGTGATGGCCGGTCACGTGGTTGCGGTAACACGCACACAGCACGGTGGGAGGCTCCTAACATGCATATGGTTAGCGAATGTGGAGATATATTAGACTGGGCTGAACAGCACAGCTCCAGTGCTAACAGGATGACACTGGATTCAACTGAGCAAAACACGTCGAGCAAACAATAAACGTGTCTGGTTGAATCATTAATTGATACGTTCATTATTTTTCAACAGATTTAGTGGGCTTCTCTTTTTAGAGAAACCTGCTAGAGAAATATCTAAAGAGCAAATATTCCTGTGTTGCTTAATACGGGCTTGCTAAACTGAGTAGTACAACCATCATATTCCACGTTATCATGGTGTTAGATTCGTCCTCGTTTATGAAGCAACATAAAATTGATATAGCATCAGAAAAAAAGACCATACATCTATTCGATGGTTTATGTAGCCAAATTAACAATTTACGTTTAAAATATACTAACATAAGGAGTCTGTTTTGCCGCTTTGCATCTTGGGTATGCAAAACCGGTTGAACTGCCTTCCAATCAGATCAATGCATGCCCAAAGGGGCGGGGCATTGGTTGTCAGCAACTCGGCGCCGCTACTTatcaaattatttaaaaaagtgaTGCTGGGTCTTGTGAACGAGTGTCATTTGGTGCACTGGAGGGGAAGTGACTTTTGACTTTTGCAAAAATAacgaaaaaaacatttgcaaccAGAAGAAGAGGACCACCGGATGTTTGACCAGAAAAAAGTGGCCTGAACAAATAccgatttttattatttttttgtttatctaCTAATGTTTGATGTActtagtaaaataataataaacatattaaGCCTATTTGTCATCCGTAAGAATACATTACACAGTAGGGCTTCAGCTATATTACAGTAACATACGCGATGACCTTGAACGCATCGTGACATTAAGCTTTCCCCTTCCTCAAATGGGGAGATGCGTTTGAGGGCGTGCTGTCGTAAACCAATGGAGACCAGCCTGAGGAGGGGTTATCATTTTCAGCTTTATAAATACACGGAGCTGCTCTCTCGCTTTTGCTCTTTCCCTCAGTCGAGGTGCACCCTAGTGGACAGTTGATACGGTTGTAATTGTCAGAAAAGACCTCACAAAAACCCGCAAACATGTCCAGGAAATTCTTCGTTGGTGGAAACTGGAAGATGAACGGCGACAAGAAGAGCCTTGGGGAGCTCATCGACACCCTGAACGGAGCCAAGGTGGACCCCAATGTCGGTAAGAGGGTTTCAGGCTCCTTTCAGCAGGTGcctcctttttgtgttgacctctCAGTTTTTGTGCGTGTTTGCACGTGCTTCAAGTCATATTGTCGTGATTTTGATTAACGTTACGTGTTCACGTTTCGTTTCCTCTTTACGCGAGAACCGGGTTTCCATCCAGAGTCAAAATGGCTCATTCAATGACACGCTTAACACCGCAGTCTCCTCCGTTTGACGTCTTGCCCAATCCGCCACCGGTGCGAGCAGAACGCGTGAACCAACGCAGACAGGGACGCCCGATTACCGACGAGGCGCACGGACGCCAACATGTCGGCGGCGGGCGTGCGTTCGCGGCAGCACGTACACCAGCAGCCTGTTCTGCCTCTGCCGGAAAGCCGCAAGTGGTGCTGCTCCTTTATCGCTGCGCAGTAAGAGAGGTGATGACAAATATAGCGACCTGTAACCCGTCTGAAGTTTATTCAACGAAGTTTATCGATTCCACCTGAGAGTTGATTAAGCGCGTAATAAACACCGCAATCTCTGGGAAAACACGCGAGTATTCTGTTTTCCCAAGGCTCCTGAATGCATCAGTAGACATTATCTCCTTCTATGCTACAGATGGATTAGAACACCTCTATCATTGTATTTTATACGTGCATGTTACTGTAGATCCCGGCAGACAGGCTCCGACTGTGTCTAGGCCTGTTTCCGCTGTCAGCGCCTGTGCTGCTCCTTCGCCGCTGTTATGCAActgtcacagcagagcagacacagGCCTGATCCTGGCTCATACTGGCCTGACTCTTTCCCTGGACCTTGCTCCATTATCGAATCCGCCCACTCGCAGGGCCAGACTGAAACTCAAGCTGGCTTTTCCCCAGTAGCCCCTCTGCGGAGTTTTAAAGTCAGAGTTCATCCGTGTTGAATATTTAATGCGGTCCATTTGACCTTTTGAACCCCTGCTCCTGACTTTTCCTTGGCTTCTCCAGAATGCAGCCTCGCCGTCGACCTTTCGGAGGCTGAACCCAGGCCTTTGGTGCAGCGACGCTGGGAACAAATGACCTTTTACCAAACCAATAATAACGAGGGCTGTTTAATATAGCCTCTCGTGACCCCAAAGGTTTAGTTACATAGTGAATGTCAGTGTCCTGcctttactgtactgtgcagACTGTGCAGCTGTTGACTTTGATAAAGTCGTGTTTGCACACGAGGGCaaacattttatgtttatataaaGTGTAAACTGTATCACTGTCAAACAGTGACATCATAGTGTTTCCTAATAAAACAGTTTAGCAATTGTGCATTTGTGGCATTAAACAATGTTGTTGATGAATTTTGTTGAGTACAATTGCTAATgtaattttttaaattcatttatgCGTCCTTCTGTTCTTTGGCGTTAATAGAGGTGGTTTGCGGTGCTCCTTCTATCTACCTGGACTTCGTCAGGTCCAAGCTGGACCGTAAGTTTGGTGTGGCTGCTCAGAACTGCTACAAAGTTCCCAAGGGTGCCTTCACTGGGGAGATCAGGTTCGTTGAGTCTCCATTTGGCCGCTTTTCAGATATTTTGGTTATTATGTTACAGTACATCATAAATGCACTGTTTTCAATACGTCTGAGTATTAGAACAGatgttttttatactgtatctgtTAACAGCCCTGCAATGATCAAGGACTGTGGGTTGGAGTGGGTGATCCTCGGACACTCGGAGCGGCGCCATGTCTTCGGTGAGAGCGATGAGGTAATGCTGGATGGATTTTGTCCTTTTCTTCGCTCGTGCACCAAGTTTATCAATGTCTGTAGGATCCtcgcgcgtgtgcatgtgcacgtTGTGATCAGACTTGTGCCTGTCGTTGTGTCAGCTCATAGGCCAGAAGACAGCCCACGCTCTGGAGAACGGTCTGGGCGTCATCGCCTGCATCGGCGAGAAGCTGGACGAGAGAGAGGGCGGCATCACCGAGAAGGTCGTCTTTGAACAGACCAAGGTCATTGCAGGTATGAGATCCTTGATGGCCTCACTGTGGACAGGAGTCGTTTACTAGAGACCTTAAACACGTTTTGTGCACACTGGAAATCAGAAGTCTTGTGAAATACAAATTCAGGTCttatcatttttttcttttgtctcttttgCAGACAATGTAAAGGACTGGAGCAAGGTTGTGCTTGCTTATGAGCCTGTGTGGGCCATTGGCACCGGAAAGACTGCCTCCCCACAGCAGGTAACTGTTTGAAACGTTGTGGATTTACAGATTCATCTTCATCTTGTTGTTCTTATAATTACTACAACATTCTCCTACTCAAACCCATcatgacatacagtatctgtttcCTGTGTGATTCTTCAGGCCCAGGAGGTTCATGAGAAGCTGAGGGGGTGGCTGAAGACCAACGTGTCTGAGGCTGTTGCTAACTCTGTTAGGATCATTTATGGAGGTCAGTCAAGGTGACGAGTCGCTGACTGTTCTTGTTCCATTGTCAGATCTGTGCTCATTAGCCTTGTTGTTCTCAGGCTCTGTCACCAGTGGCACCTGTAAAGAGCTGGCTTCGCAGAAGGATGTGGACGGCTTCCTTGTGGGCGGAGCCTCCCTCAAGCCAGAATTTGTCGCCATCATCAACGCTAAGGCATAGAGGAAAAAGAAACGGGCAGCTGCAAGGTGACTGTGTCCAGATGATCAGAGGCCGACCTCATTCAGACGATCCAGTTACATCAGCACTTAGTTCTCCTCCCCTCATTCAAAGTATTTGTGTAATGATGTCAttccctccttttcctttctcaTTATGTTTTGGAGTATATTTAGTTGTGAAGAAAAGGGACAGGTTGACGCATTCACTGTACTGCACTGAAAAGAGTTAGTCCACTGAGAAAAGTCTGTTTCATACCAACTTCCACACAAAGTGCTCAAGCTGTAAAGACTGACGGTTACACCCTGAGGTGGACCAGCAGTCGGCGCCTTTACTTGAAAAGTTTACAGACTTTCATGTGTGAGCAGTGTCACCGCTCTTGTCAATCAGagtcttttgtctttttaatacTGGTGTCTCTTTGTGTAATTATGATGTTTTGTGGCTTTCATCCCCCTGTAGATCTGCATGTTCTACTTTCTCTTTGGCTGTTTAGCCATGAGGGAGGTTTCCATTATATGGTAATTATATTGTGTTACAGTGGGAAGACTGTAAGGAAACATTATAATAAACTGATTAGACATTGTCCCAGTGTTTTGTTCCTTCTATTTTTAAATAACCATGCTCTCTGACAGAATACATACAACTAGGTTGGATGGCTAGGTTTAGGTCCTTCATTGTGCATGCACGATGGCTGTGCCACTGGTAATTTCAACACGTATCAGGTTACAGGCGCTCACTCCTTCTAAGACAATGCCATGCAGAGGAGCAACTGACTGCTATTTTTATCCTGACTAAATGAAAATATGCTGCTATGAAAGATTCATGGATCAGGGGAGAatagttttttttccaattaCAACTCTGCACTTGTTAAATTGTAAATGAAAACCCAAAACACAGGGCGAGTATTCATCACCACGTCTGCTTTGTTAAAACTCAGCTCTATCCCCACTGCAGGTCTACCGTGTGACGGATGTTCTCCGATTACCAACCAGCCTCTAATACTTCACACTCTCCATTGGCCACACAGTAAAAGTCTGCTATAGTCCAGTTTTATGATGCCTCCTGTATTTTTCAACACAATATAGAATCTCAGCGCAAGAATGAGATGTGTGATGCAACAAAGGTCCTGTCCTGTGGTGCTGTCCCACACGTGCACTTCACTGATCTGGCCAAAAGTCCCGCACTGTGTATAATTACAGCTAATGACTgagaatgaggaaaaaaattaTGAACCAGATGATATATCATAGTCATGTATTgcgttgttttgcttttctgaTATCAGGCTGACTGCCATATTACTAgaactaaattaaattaataaaaattacaTATTTTATTGCAGTGATTATATTTGATACATATAAACGTGTTGTACTGCTACCACCGGAACACCTTTTCCTGCAGGCAGTACCGCACGCGTCCAGCAGGCGCGTGCCCTGCGCCCCCGGTCCCGCAGGGGGCGCTGGTGCGTCGCACCGAACCCTGCGTGGCTTTCAGTGTCATGTCCGTGTTTACAAGCGGAGCGTGACGTTCGCGGACTCGCAAGAAAGACGCCCCCAAAGAGCAACTCGGCGCTCTTCATTCCCCGTAATAGTGTCCGAAATGCACTCGCTGAAGGCGTTCCTCGACGAGCGGCTGGCCGCGGCCGCGGAGGAGATATTCGGAGCCGTGGAGAAGACGATAGCCGAGTACAAAGAGGAGATTTCCCGTTCGAAAGATTTAGAAATCACCCGTCTCCGGTTGCAGCTGAAGCTCCTCAAGTCAGGTGCGTTTGAATGAAAAAGTCCAATGACACCTCGTGACGCCTGCGTTCATTCTAGTTCACGTCGAAATGCTTCTGATTCCGTGTTTCCCCCCGTTTAGATCCCCGGGTTGGCAGATGCCTTGGAGCCCAGCTGCAGCCTTCCtcccatcatcatcctcctcctccccctgagcAGCATCAGTCCATTCTCATAGCAGAGGCTCCCGAGCCCCAGCACAGCGAGGAGGACGTGGACCAGGAGCAGCCGGAACCCTCGCAGGtgaagaaggagcagcagaagagccACAGGGATTTCTGGATGGAGCAGGACGCGGAGCAGCTGGAAGGCCTCGAGTCCGACATGAAGGACTTCATCTCGTCCCCCACGGGCCCGAAGCTGAGTCTGCAGGAGCCACCTCTGCCCTTTCACTtctaccacagcagcagcagcagcagcgacgacgCCAGGGACAAACCCTACAGCTGCTCCGTGTGCGAGAAGCGCTTCAGCAACTGCTCCCACCTGGCGGCCCACATCAGGACGCACACGGGCGAGAGGCCGTACAGGTGTGAAATATGCAGAAAGACCTTCATCACCACCAGCGCCCTGAACAGGCACCAGACCATCCACACCGAGGGCAAGCAGTTCATCTGCAGTCAGTGCGGGAAGTCCTTCAAGTGGATGGAGTCGCTGGGTCGTCACATGAGGAGCGTTCACAAGAGGGAGGACGTGCCTGTATGACTGTCTGCTGTGGGACACTGGAATTAAACTTAGATTACTTATGTTGTTATTGCCTCTGATTCATGTAGGATTTCATTATCAGCCATCCAGTGTGGGTAAACAAAAATGTAATATCGTCTTTATATGTTTCATTTGTAAATGCatttttcccactgtgggaaaAATAACGTTTTTTTAATTCTTAAATGATGTTGTGAAATGTGCTTTGGACCTGATTTTGCCTTTTtgcacagaaacaaaagctTTGTTTCATTAAGTGCAAATAAATGTTAGGACTACAGTCTCTGATCTACTTTCATATACACcaataaatgaaaatgtgttCTTCCAGAataaaactgaatgaatgaatgcggTGGATGTGGTATTTTTCTGTGCTTTTTAATTCACTGTgttccagcaggtggcagtaacAGTGTTACAGCCACATTTTGCCACTGCACAGACCTCAGATCAGTAGGAAGTGATATTACTCAGCATAATAAgtccttttgtgtttttgcttctcGTAATCGTCTGTTGAGGAACGGTTCAATACTGGACTGGAAGCTTCTTTAGCATAGATTTTGTATCCAGTGAATCTTCACCTTGTACTTTCAAAGATCTTGTTGCACACTTGGTGTTTAATGGGCTGAAGGGGAATCTCTCAGCAGTCCATACGAGTTAAAGACTTACACCAGGCACCATTAGTGGTGGAAGTTATCGGCTTATGGGCCGAAACAGAAACAGTAGGTAGAAAGTGATTCATTTTAGCTCGGTGGCTGCTGAAAAGTGGGCTGGTGGCGCCGGGTACTGAATGTCCTGGCTGTGCCTCCGCGCAGTCACGTTCAAACTCACGCAGCTCTGGCAAACGTGCCTGTAAATACATTGGGTTTGTCCCAAAGGTCGTGCATGCTCACTGAACCTCCCAGCACATGGTAGTAAAGCACGGACGGATAGAGGCCTTCCCCGAGAGTCGGAGCGCGCTCACTCCGTTTGCTTGAGCTGGTGATAATAAGTGCGGCGCGTTTCGAGGACGTCACTTCATCCTCATCGTGTTTGGGAACATCTCGTTGAACTGGATTATTATCACAGGCGATACTCACTCGGTGGAGAGCCCTCATGGACGCACGCGCAGGTGCTCTGTGCAGTAAACCACTCAGAACGAGTGTAGCGGAGCAGACAATTAAAACCACCGCCCCATAATGTCTCTGAAACGGGAAATGTGGATTAAACTGAACCTGCTGCTCAGGTTCACATGAGGAGTCAGGAGCAGTTGAGCGGATCTGTCTTAATGCACTGTAGAAAGTTTGTGGGAATCTTTGGGAAACATTTTGGTTGTTTGGTTGGAAGTAACCAAAGTTGGCTGATTGGCTCCAGGTGATTCCTGATGGATGAGGGAGTGGATGCTGATTCTGATTTTCCCCGAGAAGCGAAATATTATTAAACCTAATTCAAGCACATTTAACCCAGGAACTTTGCTCTGACCCTGTTTTGTTCGagtcctctgtgtttgtgtgatatgCAGGTACATGAATGACTCAGTTTGCTAAagctctctcctctgctgccgtcGCCTTGTAACACCATGTAACACAAATCCCACAGCAAACTCAAAATAATGCTTTCAATTAGATGAATATTTGATGCCTGACTGCTCAATTTTTAATAACAGCTTGTTCTTTCCACGTTGTTCAAACCTAACACAGGAGCTGTGCAGCACCGCGGTGAACTAGCATCACATTAATGGGGCTTTTTTATCCTTTTCTAACCTGTTTCCATTTAAGATCTAGAAAGCTGAAACACTCACCTCTGTCTCCAACAAACACTGTTCCTGAGCAAATCAAACGCCACCTTGAGCCTTCACAAAGCCGAGATTTTCCACACCAGGCATCATGAGAAACTACATCTTGGAGGAAACAAATGTGGTCCAGTTAGCAAATCTGATGATCACAGGGTGAAAGAATGAATGTGTTAGATGAACCTGATCTACTGCATTCGCCTTCTGTTTTGTTATTCAAATCATGGGCTGATTTAAATGGGGGGTTTATTGTCAGGTAATTTGACCCCACAgtgataaatatataaataatataaatatatataaatggaTATTTTCAGTCCGACTAGACCAGTTTGAACCACGTAACTGGTTGCTGGTGGGCCGTGGTGCcgtggaggcagacagagagctcCCTCTGATCCACACGTTGTCTACAACCACTTAAAGATGCTCAGCGACGCCTCGAGACGATCCTCTGGGatcccctcctcctcgcccGGACTGGAGTACGAGGTCAGAGGAGGTTGATTGTCtgggtgagaggaggtgaaaaaGGCTGCGGCCTCTGTTCTCGGCCGGCGCTCGGGCCACTTTGCCGCGGTGGGCCGGGACGCCGCTCACTGCAGATAAATAGGAAGCCGGAGGATGCGCTCGAGCGGAGGTCTCACCGACCGGGCCAAGCACCTGTTCATACAAGGGTCAGCAGAAAACCCCTCTCCAACAGCCTTCCACACCCTCACCCGCGTCCTCACCCGCCCCGGCAGGCGAGATGAGGGGCTAAGAATAAACCCCAGATGTGATGTCACCAGAGGGGGGATCCGATTTGTCCTGCTGCAAGACACTGTACGTTACGTCGGCACACTTATTCAAGGTGACTTTTAATGACACCCGGCCTACATAGCAGCTCAGAGCGAGTCGCTCCACAATGGAGCCAATGGTGTCTCACATCCAAGATGACACGAGTGGGAGGACGTTTCAGTGAGAGGGACTGAGCCGAATAAACAGTAAACCTCGTGAGGCGGAGCGAGTCAACAAAGAATGAGAGGCACAAGGTGTCAGGTTTGTGTGACCACATGCGCGTCCTCCAATCTGTGAAAGCAGTGATTCTGTCTTGTGACGTGAAGGCCGGATTCACTGATCCGTGTCCGTTGCCTCCTTCAGCCGGACACGGCGGGAACGCGAGCAGCCTCCAGCGCCGTCCGCAAAACACGCTCCCACGGCTCCTCCCTCCTTTGCCCTCTTCCATTTCTCTCTTTCcacgctttttttttctccccctcccgTCCTTTTCAGATTTACAGTGCAGCGAGGAATGCTCTCTCAACAGGGTGGCTGGCGTTCACTGGAGCGACTCAACTCCCATGTCTCGCACTCATCCCATGTGTCTCCTATTAGCTACACTCAccaagagagggagggagagaccgacagggggggaggagggggagtcgggaaggagcagagagggggaagggggaggagaggcaggaatTTGATATGCTTTGTGCATGAGTGACTTGTATAAAACAAAGACGGGGCAAATAGTCTGAATGTatgtgagaggggggaaaacaGCTCACGCATGAATAGGCAGGAGACTAGCAAAAAAGATTATAATTTATTTCCCGATTTTTTTGCCTTCATTTGCATCTTGTTTCACAaggaaaattgaaaaaaaaaataaaaataaaaaccgaCTGCCATAccatgaaaatgtaaaaaaataatacaaataatatgtactgtatatataattatatcatTATCAACAAACAGACCACATTAATCATAATAACAATACTATTGATCATAAACATAACACTAAATTGCTGGTCTCATGCA from Betta splendens chromosome 16, fBetSpl5.4, whole genome shotgun sequence carries:
- the tpi1b gene encoding triosephosphate isomerase B encodes the protein MSRKFFVGGNWKMNGDKKSLGELIDTLNGAKVDPNVEVVCGAPSIYLDFVRSKLDRKFGVAAQNCYKVPKGAFTGEISPAMIKDCGLEWVILGHSERRHVFGESDELIGQKTAHALENGLGVIACIGEKLDEREGGITEKVVFEQTKVIADNVKDWSKVVLAYEPVWAIGTGKTASPQQAQEVHEKLRGWLKTNVSEAVANSVRIIYGGSVTSGTCKELASQKDVDGFLVGGASLKPEFVAIINAKA
- the LOC114842958 gene encoding zinc finger protein 583-like, yielding MHSLKAFLDERLAAAAEEIFGAVEKTIAEYKEEISRSKDLEITRLRLQLKLLKSDPRVGRCLGAQLQPSSHHHPPPPPEQHQSILIAEAPEPQHSEEDVDQEQPEPSQVKKEQQKSHRDFWMEQDAEQLEGLESDMKDFISSPTGPKLSLQEPPLPFHFYHSSSSSSDDARDKPYSCSVCEKRFSNCSHLAAHIRTHTGERPYRCEICRKTFITTSALNRHQTIHTEGKQFICSQCGKSFKWMESLGRHMRSVHKREDVPV